The following coding sequences are from one Seonamhaeicola sp. ML3 window:
- a CDS encoding FdtA/QdtA family cupin domain-containing protein, with amino-acid sequence MKSYIIEIPKIVDEKGRGSLSVIEKECIPFKINRVYYLYDVPSSAYRGGHAHIEQLEFLVAVSGSFDVILDDGNTKKSITLNKPNKGLLISTGTWRELDNFSSGAVCLVLSSGEFDEEDYIREYEDFTSFVSSNVNTKFE; translated from the coding sequence ATGAAATCTTATATTATAGAAATTCCAAAAATTGTTGATGAAAAGGGAAGGGGAAGTTTATCTGTAATAGAAAAAGAATGTATACCTTTTAAAATTAATCGTGTTTATTACTTATATGATGTTCCTAGTAGTGCCTATCGCGGTGGGCATGCCCATATAGAACAACTCGAATTTTTAGTGGCTGTTAGTGGTAGTTTCGATGTGATTTTAGATGATGGGAACACCAAAAAAAGCATTACATTAAATAAGCCTAATAAAGGTTTATTAATTTCAACAGGCACATGGAGGGAATTGGATAACTTTTCTTCGGGAGCAGTATGTCTTGTGCTTTCTTCGGGAGAGTTTGATGAAGAAGATTATATAAGGGAATACGAAGATTTTACATCATTTGTAAGCAGTAATGTAAACACCAAATTTGAGTAA
- a CDS encoding glycosyltransferase — protein sequence MISILIPTYNYSVFSLANELCKQAIACKVNFELICVDDGSQSEINSENKQINNLDHCRFIESDKNIGLSNNRNYLAELSAYENLLFIDGDSIIPSPDFINRYIQTLKEWDADVIYGGRKHPKSTDANRRLRWKYGVYREDTDAKKRKKNPYKCTLFNNTLIRRETFNKIGFEKSITKYGHEDTLFAYHLLNIEAKIKHIDNPVEHGDVDLNSVFFDKTHKSIQNLKYIYDKQLISNEFVTFLRIYEKIKRLKINYPIAFCYVLLKPFFRFQLTSKHPSIWFFDIFRLSYFCYLNTKK from the coding sequence ATGATATCCATTTTAATACCAACATATAACTACAGTGTTTTCTCTCTTGCAAATGAACTATGCAAACAGGCCATTGCATGCAAAGTGAACTTTGAATTAATTTGTGTTGATGATGGTTCGCAATCTGAAATAAATAGTGAAAATAAACAGATTAATAATCTAGATCATTGTAGATTTATTGAAAGTGATAAAAATATTGGCCTAAGTAACAATAGAAATTATTTAGCTGAGCTATCCGCTTATGAAAATTTACTTTTTATAGATGGTGACTCAATAATACCAAGCCCTGACTTTATAAACAGGTATATACAGACCCTTAAAGAGTGGGATGCTGATGTTATTTATGGAGGAAGAAAACACCCAAAATCAACAGACGCCAATAGACGGTTACGATGGAAATATGGTGTGTACAGAGAAGATACAGACGCTAAAAAAAGAAAAAAAAATCCCTATAAATGCACCTTATTCAATAATACTTTAATTAGGAGAGAAACCTTCAATAAAATTGGTTTCGAAAAAAGTATTACCAAATATGGCCACGAGGATACTCTTTTTGCTTATCATTTGTTGAACATAGAAGCTAAAATCAAGCATATTGACAACCCTGTTGAACACGGTGATGTAGATTTGAATAGCGTGTTTTTCGACAAGACACACAAATCGATACAAAACCTGAAATACATATACGACAAACAACTTATATCGAATGAATTTGTGACATTCCTGCGTATTTATGAAAAGATAAAGCGCTTAAAGATAAATTACCCTATTGCTTTTTGCTATGTGCTGTTAAAACCATTTTTTAGGTTTCAATTAACCTCTAAGCACCCCTCTATTTGGTTCTTTGATATATTTAGACTTAGTTATTTTTGTTACCTAAACACAAAAAAATAA
- a CDS encoding class I SAM-dependent methyltransferase, translating into MRIITLDDFIDTYAKLKQRGLGFISSKFKISKIKRAKTAFNHKDINSSNWWIIPEIRKRWNKMVTGKENIDFVNFVMANHLKDQSNLRMLSLGSGNCATELQFASFNNFQEIICCDISDILLKNAEKEAHANQFNNIKFIIQDANTYVFDDNYFDIVYFRASLHHFKQVDQLIGKRVKNGLKDNGLLIIDEYVGPNRIQFPKHQIKAINKALNIIPKRYRRRFMLNAHKNRVFGSGIIRMKIADPSECIESERIIPVIHKNFEKVFEAPYGGNILMTTLKDISHHFIELDTEKEKVLKSLFELEDDYLVTNDSDFIFGIYQK; encoded by the coding sequence ATGAGAATTATTACCTTAGATGATTTTATTGACACTTATGCCAAATTAAAACAAAGGGGCCTAGGTTTTATCTCTTCAAAATTCAAAATCAGTAAAATTAAAAGAGCTAAGACAGCATTTAATCATAAAGACATAAATTCTTCCAATTGGTGGATTATTCCTGAAATAAGAAAAAGATGGAATAAAATGGTTACCGGAAAAGAGAATATTGATTTTGTGAATTTTGTAATGGCAAATCACCTTAAAGATCAAAGTAATTTAAGAATGCTTTCTCTTGGGAGCGGAAATTGTGCTACAGAATTACAATTTGCCTCATTTAATAATTTCCAAGAGATTATTTGCTGTGATATCTCAGATATCCTTTTAAAAAATGCCGAAAAAGAAGCTCATGCCAATCAATTCAACAACATAAAATTTATAATTCAAGATGCCAACACTTATGTATTCGACGACAATTACTTCGATATCGTATATTTTAGAGCCTCATTACACCACTTTAAACAGGTAGACCAACTAATTGGTAAACGTGTAAAAAACGGATTAAAGGATAACGGACTTCTGATTATTGACGAATACGTTGGACCAAATAGAATTCAATTTCCTAAACATCAAATTAAGGCTATAAATAAAGCTCTAAATATCATACCAAAAAGATACAGAAGACGCTTTATGCTCAATGCTCATAAAAATAGGGTTTTCGGTTCTGGTATTATAAGAATGAAAATAGCCGATCCATCTGAATGTATTGAGTCTGAAAGAATCATTCCTGTTATACATAAGAATTTTGAAAAAGTATTCGAGGCCCCTTATGGAGGCAATATTCTAATGACTACACTAAAAGACATTTCACATCATTTCATTGAACTAGATACTGAAAAAGAAAAGGTATTGAAATCTCTCTTTGAATTAGAGGATGATTATCTGGTTACGAACGATAGTGATTTCATTTTTGGTATCTATCAAAAATAA
- a CDS encoding TonB-dependent receptor, which yields MRKQIKHILSIITILSVTFISAQKRDKDTINTGVIDVVKPYTPSISDAFKVKEIPSLEDETTAHKKDVKYNIFSFPVASTFTPAKGKAAVVEKRKPTKLFDNYATIGVGTYTTILGEVYLNHAISRNESIGGYVSHNSSQGGIDGVSFDDDFSISKVNVNYSTRLRDLSWNVEAGFKHQMYNWYGVAPSFVDTAMNDAIDEEHAFYDAYFGGDITFEDTYINSGNFFFRRFGDNQGSGENRFLVSTKIDIPIDREEISTSFKFDYLKGTFDRSYELNEELNYGNFIVSAAPTYEMKQDDLTVNVGVTAAYLRDSESKESKFYIYPNVTATYRLVNDVLIAYGGIEGGLIQNSYFDFASENPFVSPTLLVMPTDQQYNAYIGLKGKLSSNMSYNINGLYKADRNKALFKNNDITLMTDQAYSYGNSFGIAYDNVDTFGVAGEINVDVNRNFKLGVKAEYFSYSTDNEAEAWNLPDFIGALFMDYQIDEHWFTGANLFYVGERKDQFFLNDGITVASPFTVVLDSYFDANAHLGYHVNEKISVFAKANNIANNTYQRWQNFPVQSIQFLAGATFKFDF from the coding sequence ATGCGCAAGCAGATAAAACATATATTAAGCATCATTACTATTTTAAGTGTCACCTTTATTTCTGCTCAGAAAAGGGACAAAGACACCATTAACACAGGTGTTATCGATGTAGTGAAACCTTATACGCCATCCATTTCAGATGCCTTTAAAGTGAAAGAAATTCCGAGTTTAGAAGATGAAACTACAGCGCATAAAAAGGACGTGAAGTATAATATATTTTCGTTTCCAGTAGCTTCAACATTCACTCCTGCCAAAGGTAAAGCGGCCGTGGTTGAGAAACGAAAACCAACAAAACTGTTTGACAATTATGCTACCATTGGCGTTGGGACTTATACCACTATTTTAGGCGAAGTTTATTTAAATCATGCCATTAGCAGAAACGAAAGTATTGGTGGTTACGTAAGTCATAATTCGTCGCAAGGTGGTATCGATGGGGTGTCTTTTGATGATGATTTTTCAATCTCGAAGGTGAATGTCAATTATTCAACCAGGTTACGGGATTTATCATGGAACGTTGAAGCCGGTTTTAAGCACCAAATGTATAATTGGTATGGTGTTGCGCCCTCTTTTGTTGATACAGCCATGAATGATGCTATTGATGAGGAACACGCCTTTTACGATGCCTATTTTGGAGGTGATATAACTTTTGAAGATACTTATATTAACTCCGGGAATTTCTTTTTTAGACGTTTTGGGGACAACCAAGGTTCTGGAGAAAATAGGTTTTTGGTTAGTACAAAAATTGACATTCCGATAGATAGAGAAGAGATTTCAACCTCTTTTAAATTCGATTATTTGAAAGGCACGTTCGATAGAAGTTATGAACTCAATGAAGAACTGAATTATGGAAATTTTATAGTAAGCGCTGCTCCCACCTATGAAATGAAACAAGACGATTTAACCGTAAACGTGGGTGTTACTGCAGCTTATTTAAGAGATTCAGAATCTAAGGAAAGCAAGTTTTATATCTATCCGAATGTAACGGCAACCTACAGATTGGTTAATGATGTCCTGATTGCCTACGGTGGTATTGAAGGCGGACTCATCCAAAACTCGTATTTCGATTTTGCATCGGAAAATCCTTTTGTGTCACCAACGTTATTGGTGATGCCAACAGACCAACAATACAACGCTTATATTGGTTTAAAAGGGAAGCTATCCAGTAATATGAGCTATAATATTAACGGACTCTATAAAGCCGATAGAAATAAAGCCCTGTTTAAGAATAATGACATTACTTTAATGACCGATCAGGCCTATTCTTATGGGAATTCATTTGGGATAGCCTACGATAATGTCGATACATTTGGAGTAGCTGGAGAAATTAACGTCGATGTAAACCGAAACTTTAAGCTAGGCGTTAAAGCCGAATACTTTAGTTATTCTACCGATAATGAAGCCGAAGCTTGGAACTTGCCAGATTTTATAGGGGCGTTATTTATGGATTACCAAATTGATGAACACTGGTTTACGGGAGCCAATTTATTTTATGTGGGGGAAAGAAAGGATCAATTCTTTTTAAATGATGGTATTACAGTAGCGTCTCCGTTTACGGTGGTATTGGATAGTTATTTTGATGCCAATGCGCATTTAGGATATCATGTTAATGAAAAGATTTCGGTGTTTGCCAAAGCGAATAACATAGCGAATAACACTTACCAACGCTGGCAAAATTTCCCGGTACAAAGTATCCAGTTTTTAGCTGGAGCTACTTTTAAGTTTGATTTTTAA
- a CDS encoding tetratricopeptide repeat protein, which yields MTKKSIVSLLVAICFGLPLLAQQSAAYTNNMVDYQKALSLYNNQQYLAAQSLFGNVQKTAEVPILQSDCAYYIANCAVRLNQQNADQLVEDFVKEYPTSTKRNTAFVDVADYYFENSKYAHARKWYNKVDENALARKEKEKFNFNNGYSAFSTKQYRDAKKYLSRVESSQEYGSQAKYYIGFMAYEGDDYDKANEYFDQVSNQERYKEKLSYYQADLNFKLGNFEKAIALAKERLPESNEEEISELSKIIGESYFNLEEYAAAIPYLTAYKGKKGKRDRTAKWNNTDFYQLGYAHYKQKDYEKAISEFNKIIGGNNGIAQNAYYHLGESYINLGKKQEALNAFRYASQMDYDLKIQEDAWLNYAKISYEIGNPYQSAPQVLAGYLEKYPDTQYKEEIETLLIDSYITSKNYKEALKLLEGKKSFENKVAYQKVAFYRGIELYNDNQYLEAESMFDESLKEPRDDKFTSRATFWKAEADYNLTNYDDALVGFKEFQLAGANTPEMENLDYNLAYTYFKLKNYAKATEHFNQFISNKKDDKVRLNDAYLRLGDAHFVSSNYSLAIKAYSNAIKVGEIDSDYPAFQKAISVGYLGQSSKKIKELEEFISDYPKSKLRDDAMYELGNAYVKANETNKAMKVYDRLSSEYKMSSFVPKALLRQGLVYYNGNENERALTKFKKVAGNYPGTPEAVQAVSTAKLIYIDLGRVDDYANWVRTLDYVEVTDSELDNASYTAAEKQYLDGNTDRAIKQFNNYVNEFPNGLHILQSHFYLGQLYYKKGLVANAAPHYKYIVETSQNEYSEEALSRLSQYYLEEKVWKQAIPLLQRLEEEANFPQNVVFAQSNLMKANYQLENYAEAVSYAEKVLNSSKIDNKIKSDAYIIIARSAIKTGDEDKAKSAYAQVEKVASGETAAEALYYNAYFKNKEGKHEDSNKSVQKLAKDYSGYKYYSAKGLLIMAKNFYALNDAFQATYILESVIENFAEFEDVVDEAKEALSKIKAEEAKTNSSIQPE from the coding sequence ATGACTAAAAAAAGTATCGTTTCACTTCTAGTAGCTATCTGTTTTGGTCTTCCTCTTTTAGCACAGCAATCAGCAGCTTACACCAATAATATGGTTGATTATCAAAAGGCTTTGTCGCTTTATAATAACCAGCAATATTTAGCAGCTCAATCGTTGTTTGGGAATGTTCAAAAAACTGCAGAGGTCCCCATTTTACAATCTGACTGTGCCTATTATATAGCCAATTGTGCAGTTAGGCTGAATCAGCAAAATGCTGACCAGTTAGTAGAAGATTTTGTTAAAGAATACCCCACTAGCACCAAGCGAAATACGGCTTTTGTTGACGTAGCCGATTATTATTTCGAGAACTCAAAATATGCTCATGCTCGAAAGTGGTATAATAAAGTAGATGAAAATGCCTTGGCTAGAAAGGAGAAAGAAAAATTCAATTTCAATAATGGTTATTCGGCTTTTTCTACCAAGCAGTACAGAGATGCCAAGAAATATTTATCGAGAGTTGAAAGTTCACAGGAATATGGTTCTCAAGCTAAATATTACATTGGTTTTATGGCCTATGAAGGTGACGATTACGATAAGGCAAACGAATACTTTGACCAAGTAAGTAACCAGGAACGCTACAAAGAGAAACTATCTTATTATCAAGCCGATTTAAATTTCAAACTTGGGAATTTTGAGAAAGCCATAGCGTTAGCCAAAGAGCGATTGCCGGAAAGTAATGAAGAAGAAATTTCGGAACTGTCTAAAATTATTGGCGAGAGTTATTTCAATCTAGAAGAATACGCGGCTGCAATTCCATATCTAACAGCCTATAAAGGCAAAAAAGGTAAACGTGATAGAACAGCAAAGTGGAATAATACCGATTTCTACCAATTGGGCTATGCGCATTACAAACAAAAGGATTATGAAAAAGCGATTTCAGAATTCAATAAAATAATAGGAGGCAATAATGGTATTGCCCAAAATGCTTACTATCATTTAGGAGAAAGCTATATCAATTTAGGCAAAAAACAAGAAGCCTTGAATGCCTTTAGATATGCTTCTCAAATGGATTACGATTTAAAAATACAGGAGGATGCTTGGTTAAATTACGCCAAGATTAGTTATGAAATAGGAAATCCTTACCAATCGGCGCCACAAGTATTGGCAGGTTATTTAGAAAAATATCCGGATACTCAATATAAAGAAGAAATCGAAACACTATTGATAGACTCTTACATAACTTCTAAAAATTATAAGGAAGCTCTGAAATTATTAGAAGGTAAAAAGAGTTTTGAAAACAAAGTGGCTTATCAAAAAGTGGCTTTTTACAGAGGTATAGAGTTGTACAATGACAACCAATATTTGGAAGCAGAATCGATGTTCGATGAATCTCTAAAAGAACCACGAGATGATAAATTTACTTCGAGAGCCACATTTTGGAAAGCTGAAGCCGATTATAACTTAACCAATTACGATGATGCATTGGTTGGGTTTAAGGAATTTCAATTAGCAGGGGCTAACACTCCAGAAATGGAGAATCTAGACTATAATTTGGCATATACTTATTTTAAGTTGAAGAACTATGCCAAAGCGACTGAACATTTTAATCAGTTTATTTCTAACAAAAAGGATGACAAAGTCAGATTGAATGATGCTTACTTGCGTTTGGGCGACGCACACTTTGTAAGCAGTAACTACAGTTTAGCCATAAAAGCCTATAGCAATGCTATAAAAGTGGGTGAAATAGATTCAGATTATCCCGCATTCCAAAAGGCTATTAGTGTTGGTTATTTGGGACAATCATCAAAAAAGATTAAGGAGCTGGAAGAGTTTATTTCAGATTATCCAAAATCTAAACTTCGTGATGATGCCATGTACGAATTGGGTAATGCTTATGTAAAGGCCAATGAAACGAATAAAGCCATGAAGGTTTACGACCGTTTAAGTTCAGAATATAAAATGAGCAGCTTTGTACCTAAGGCTTTATTAAGGCAAGGTTTGGTGTATTACAACGGTAATGAAAACGAAAGAGCCCTAACCAAATTCAAAAAAGTTGCGGGAAATTATCCGGGTACTCCAGAAGCAGTTCAGGCCGTCTCTACTGCTAAATTGATTTATATCGATTTAGGTCGTGTTGATGATTATGCCAATTGGGTGAGGACCTTGGATTATGTTGAAGTTACAGATTCTGAGTTAGATAATGCCTCTTATACGGCTGCAGAAAAGCAATATTTAGATGGCAATACAGATAGAGCCATTAAGCAGTTTAACAACTATGTGAATGAGTTTCCTAACGGATTACATATTCTTCAATCGCATTTTTATTTAGGACAATTATACTACAAGAAAGGTTTGGTTGCTAATGCCGCTCCGCACTATAAGTACATTGTTGAAACATCTCAAAATGAATATTCCGAAGAAGCACTGTCTCGTTTATCGCAATATTATTTGGAAGAAAAAGTTTGGAAACAAGCCATTCCGTTGTTACAACGTTTAGAGGAGGAGGCAAATTTTCCACAAAATGTAGTTTTTGCACAATCTAATTTGATGAAAGCAAACTATCAGTTAGAAAATTATGCTGAAGCTGTTTCATATGCCGAAAAAGTTTTGAATAGTTCAAAAATTGATAATAAAATTAAGAGCGATGCCTATATAATTATAGCGCGTTCGGCAATTAAAACGGGTGATGAAGACAAAGCAAAATCGGCTTATGCACAAGTAGAAAAAGTAGCTTCTGGAGAAACTGCAGCCGAAGCGCTTTATTACAACGCTTATTTCAAAAACAAAGAGGGTAAGCACGAAGACTCTAATAAATCGGTTCAGAAGCTGGCCAAAGACTATTCAGGATATAAGTACTACAGTGCCAAAGGTTTGTTAATTATGGCCAAGAACTTTTATGCTTTAAATGACGCCTTTCAAGCTACTTATATTTTGGAAAGTGTCATTGAAAATTTTGCTGAGTTTGAAGATGTGGTAGATGAAGCCAAAGAAGCATTAAGCAAAATAAAAGCAGAAGAAGCGAAAACCAATTCATCCATTCAACCTGAATAA
- a CDS encoding glycosyltransferase family 2 protein, producing MGNDRRNIKSIEILISTMNRTSLSFLDKMFSQTDYSNLDILIVNQTDKNRLLTSSFDNIRVINSYDKGLARSRNVALNNAEKDICLFADDDIVYKGDFIKTIQEAFAKYNSADIVTFKMEDNQGRPYDNYPNIVLHNRRTLRTANSVVIAVKREPVIGSGVYFNEHFGLGSIFETADEYVFLRSAIKSNLKLYFHPHVILSHPFYSSGKSVSEDKIIFARSAVFYKYNGILTYIKLIWHLFLLLKNRDLRASEIPRKYFVGLSGINKYRSLVKQGLEIRNS from the coding sequence ATGGGTAATGATAGAAGGAATATTAAAAGTATTGAAATACTTATTTCTACTATGAACAGAACATCGTTATCGTTTCTTGATAAAATGTTTTCTCAAACAGATTATTCTAATCTTGACATTTTAATAGTAAATCAAACAGACAAGAATAGACTTTTAACGTCAAGTTTTGATAATATTCGTGTTATTAATTCTTATGATAAAGGACTCGCAAGAAGTAGGAATGTAGCCTTAAATAATGCTGAAAAAGACATTTGCCTGTTTGCAGATGATGATATTGTATATAAGGGAGATTTTATAAAGACCATCCAAGAGGCTTTTGCTAAGTATAATTCGGCTGACATTGTTACTTTTAAAATGGAAGATAATCAAGGGAGGCCGTACGATAATTATCCAAACATTGTATTACATAACAGAAGAACGTTAAGGACAGCAAACTCTGTTGTTATTGCAGTAAAAAGAGAGCCGGTTATTGGTAGTGGCGTTTATTTTAATGAGCATTTTGGATTAGGTTCTATTTTTGAAACTGCTGATGAGTATGTTTTTTTAAGAAGTGCAATTAAATCAAATTTGAAGTTGTATTTTCATCCTCATGTAATTTTAAGTCATCCATTTTATAGTTCAGGAAAATCTGTGTCTGAAGATAAAATTATTTTTGCTAGAAGTGCTGTTTTTTATAAGTACAATGGCATTTTAACTTACATTAAGTTAATTTGGCATTTATTCTTATTATTGAAAAATAGAGATTTAAGAGCTAGTGAAATACCACGGAAGTATTTTGTTGGACTCTCTGGTATTAATAAATATAGAAGTTTGGTAAAACAAGGTTTGGAAATTAGAAATAGCTAA
- a CDS encoding glycosyltransferase family 2 protein codes for MPFFSIIIPLFNKEKYIGSSLNSALSQTFQDFEVIIVDDGSTDNSLKIVKDIKDERIEIIKQKNKGAASARNLGIANSRGKYIALLDADDIWSEIHLNELHKQIKLHSSAALFCNNYQIRYVNDNVRNPNFNMELGQKPIIIDDYFKASTVNNIAWTSAVCFEKKKFDTLGGFNVKLEIAEDLDLWNRFALNYPVSFNPTITMTYNFQVEDSLSKKENNQIRYDFINSYTNLEKSNNSLKKYLDVNRYAVALRCKINRDRDLYKKLKGEINPKNLNFKQKLILNSPLWLIKLVKNFQKFLLKFGVYITAYK; via the coding sequence ATGCCTTTCTTCTCAATTATCATCCCTCTATTTAATAAAGAAAAATATATTGGCTCCTCATTAAACAGTGCCTTAAGCCAAACATTTCAGGATTTTGAGGTTATAATAGTAGATGACGGAAGTACTGACAATAGCTTAAAAATTGTTAAGGACATAAAAGATGAGAGAATTGAAATAATTAAACAAAAGAACAAAGGTGCAGCTAGTGCCAGAAACCTTGGTATTGCTAATTCCAGAGGTAAATATATAGCGCTTTTAGATGCCGATGATATTTGGTCTGAGATACATTTAAACGAACTACATAAACAAATTAAGTTACATTCTAGCGCAGCTTTATTTTGCAACAACTACCAGATACGCTATGTAAATGATAATGTACGCAATCCAAATTTCAATATGGAATTAGGACAAAAACCTATCATCATCGATGATTATTTTAAGGCCAGTACGGTAAATAATATAGCATGGACTTCTGCTGTTTGCTTTGAGAAAAAAAAATTTGACACCCTTGGAGGATTTAATGTAAAACTTGAAATTGCTGAGGACCTGGATTTATGGAATAGATTTGCTTTAAATTATCCGGTAAGTTTTAACCCTACGATAACGATGACTTACAATTTCCAAGTGGAGGATAGTTTGTCTAAAAAAGAGAATAACCAAATTAGATATGACTTTATAAACAGTTATACCAATCTTGAGAAATCCAACAACTCCCTAAAAAAATATTTGGACGTAAACCGCTATGCCGTTGCCCTGAGATGTAAAATAAACAGGGATAGGGATTTATACAAAAAACTTAAAGGAGAGATTAATCCAAAAAACTTAAACTTCAAACAAAAATTAATATTGAACTCTCCCCTCTGGCTTATAAAACTAGTAAAGAACTTTCAAAAATTCTTACTCAAATTTGGTGTTTACATTACTGCTTACAAATGA
- a CDS encoding class I SAM-dependent methyltransferase has protein sequence MLCLSCGSLSRNRRLWNLLNTENSINGNILHFSPSRSLFRKLKKDKNIHYYATDFENEFLADYKFDITNIDQPDEKFDTIICFHILEHIVEDKKAIKELYRVLKPNGAIYIQTPFKEGDIYEDYSITSPREREINFGQWDHVRIYSADGLKKRLEQQGFNVIIKEHKSDEMDWHHGFKSPETILIATKK, from the coding sequence TTGTTATGTCTATCTTGTGGAAGTCTTTCAAGAAATAGGCGGTTATGGAACCTACTAAATACTGAAAATTCAATTAATGGTAACATTCTTCATTTTTCACCTTCTAGAAGTCTATTTAGAAAACTAAAAAAAGACAAAAACATTCACTATTATGCTACAGATTTTGAAAATGAATTTTTAGCTGATTACAAGTTCGACATTACCAATATCGACCAACCAGACGAGAAATTCGATACCATAATTTGCTTTCATATTTTAGAACATATTGTTGAAGACAAAAAAGCCATAAAAGAACTATATCGGGTTTTAAAACCAAATGGAGCAATATACATCCAAACTCCATTTAAAGAGGGTGATATCTATGAGGATTACAGTATAACATCCCCAAGAGAACGAGAAATTAATTTTGGGCAATGGGATCATGTTAGAATCTATTCAGCCGATGGATTAAAAAAACGTTTGGAACAACAGGGTTTTAATGTAATCATAAAAGAACATAAATCGGATGAGATGGATTGGCATCATGGATTTAAGTCTCCTGAAACTATATTAATAGCTACAAAAAAATGA
- a CDS encoding cell division ATP-binding protein FtsE encodes MSNPILQLKDASIYQGDSLVLSNVNVEINKGEFVYLIGKTGTGKSSFMKTLYGDLPLKEGEGHIVDYNLKQLKEKDIPFLRRKLGVVFQDFKLLTDRTVNDNLLFVLKATGWKDRDKMNTRVAEVLEKVDMKTKGFKFPHELSGGEQQRIAIARALLNNPELILADEPTGNLDPQTSVEVMKVLQDLNKNGNTILMATHDYALLLKYPSKTLKCDDNQVYEVVQKKG; translated from the coding sequence ATGTCAAATCCTATTTTACAATTGAAAGACGCTTCTATTTATCAAGGAGATAGCTTAGTGCTTTCTAATGTCAATGTTGAAATAAACAAAGGCGAATTTGTGTATTTAATAGGAAAAACGGGAACAGGAAAAAGTAGTTTTATGAAAACACTTTATGGTGACTTGCCCCTAAAAGAAGGCGAAGGCCATATCGTTGATTATAACTTGAAACAATTAAAGGAAAAAGACATTCCTTTTTTAAGGCGAAAACTTGGGGTCGTTTTTCAAGACTTCAAATTACTAACAGATAGAACGGTTAACGACAACCTGCTTTTTGTACTAAAAGCTACGGGCTGGAAAGACAGGGATAAAATGAATACGCGTGTCGCAGAAGTTCTTGAAAAAGTGGATATGAAAACTAAAGGTTTTAAATTCCCTCATGAGCTCTCAGGTGGTGAGCAACAACGTATAGCTATAGCAAGAGCTTTGTTAAATAACCCTGAGCTCATTCTTGCCGATGAACCTACAGGAAATTTAGACCCTCAAACAAGTGTAGAAGTCATGAAAGTTCTTCAAGATTTAAATAAAAATGGCAACACTATTTTAATGGCAACTCACGATTATGCACTTTTATTAAAATATCCGAGCAAAACCTTAAAGTGCGATGACAATCAGGTTTATGAAGTTGTGCAGAAGAAAGGTTAG